The following are encoded together in the Humulus lupulus chromosome 5, drHumLupu1.1, whole genome shotgun sequence genome:
- the LOC133777717 gene encoding uncharacterized protein LOC133777717, with product MSSNESSSVSGNEVLALFVKETKTNNDNKKKSWCDFCKKHWHTRDTCWKIHGKPPRGKPTRPGALQSVADSASEPSVTSGQSPFTKEQVEQLLNLLHSKSKPSCSPVQHEFGLGDDDWQC from the exons ATGTCCAGCAATGAATCATCATCTGTATCAGGTAATGAAGTTTTAGCTTTATTTGTTAAAGAAACTAAGactaataatgataataaaaagAAGTCATGGTGTGATTTTTGCAAGAAGCATTGGCACACACGAGATACTTGCTGGAAAATACATGGAAAACCACCTCGAGGAAAGCCCACCCGACCTGGAGCACTGCAATCCGTGGCTGATTCTGCTTCAGAACCGAGTGTCACCTCAGGGCAGTCTCCATTCACCAAGGAACAAGTTGAGCAACTGTTGAATCTGTTACATTCTAAATCCAAACCTTCATGTTCCCCTGTTCAGCATG AATTCGGTCTTGGAGACGATGATTGGCAGTGCTAG